The window ATCTGTGGCTTTCCCTCGGCGGCATCAGACTGTCTTTGTCCTATGAACGACTACATTACGATAGGCTTTCCCATCGAGCCATAGTCACAGGATCCACGCGTAGCCAATCTAGGTAGGCGGCAAGGCCGTCCTCAAGATTAACCGAGGGTTTGTATCCTAGCGCACTGCACGCAGCTGCGATAGCCGCAAGGCTGTCCCGTACGTCACCCGGACGCGGCTTGTCATGGATGATCTCTGAGTCGCTGCCAGAAAGTCTCGACATGATCGTGACAAGCTCGTTTATGGAGATTCTCGTTCCGCTACCCAGGTTGAAGGACCCGGCTGCGTTCTCTGATTGCGCCGCAGCGTAGTTCGCTCGTGCCACATCCCTCACATTGACGAAATCACGGGTCTGTTCACCGTCACCAAAGATCACCACGTCCTGGCCACGAAGCATCCGCTCGGCAAAGATCGGGATCACATTGCCGTAAGCGTCGTATCGCTGGCGCACTCCGTACACATTGAAGTATCGCAAGCACACATTCTTCATGCCGTAGAGCTTGTTATAGGCCAAACACGCCTTTTCGGCCGCCAGTTTGCCTACTCCATCCGGTTCGAAAGCATGATCTTCGGCGATTGGTAGCGTTTTGAGCTCCCCGAATATGCCTGCAGACGACGAGAAGACGATGCGCTCGATGTTGTGCTTGCGGGCCGCTTCCAGAACTCGCAGAGTGCCGGTGTAGTTGACCTCCGCGTCACGGATCGGATCATCGATCGAGCGGGTGTTGCCTACGCTTGCTGCCAAGTGGAAGATCGAGTCGACGCCAGTGACGGCTTCCTGAACAACATCAGGGTCCGTGATGTCGCCTGCGATGAAATCGGCCTCAGCGAATAGATTCTCTTCGTACCCTGAAGAAAGATCATCGAGCACGATGACCTCGTGTCCGTCTGCGAGCAACATCTCGACGAGGTTGCTGCCAATGAACCCTGCTCCGCCGGTCACTAGATACTTCACTGATCGCTCCGTTGTCTCAGCCGCTTTGATTTCACCGTAGTGTATCGTGCATCATCGCACTCGGCATTGACAACCATAGGTTACAGGCCCCGCCCCCTCGCATCGGCCTGCGCTTTCGGGCAAACTAGAGCCTACATCTATGAGTACGTAGATGATGCTGTGGCCCAACGAAGGGAGCCTGGGTTGAGGATTGTTCATCTGTGTCAGCTTTTTTCGACGCCTGATGGTGCTGGAGCCACACGATCGTATGAGATGAACCGCCGCTTCGTGGAGCGCGGACATGATGTGACGGTCGTGTGCGGTTCTTACGGTGCTGGATGCACTGGCCTCAGTGGTCCATTCATCAAAGGTCGTCGAGAGGGCATGGTTAAAGGCATGCGCATCATTGAGTTCGACCTCATGTACTCGAATAAGCTCAGCTTTGTGGACCGCACAATCATGTTTCTCAAATACGCATTCAGGGCCACGGGCGTTGCGCTGAAGCTGAAAATGGATTGCGTACTTGTCACTACTCCGCCACTAACCGGGGCTCTTCCCGGCATGGCAGCAAGGTTCCTGAAGGGCACGCCTTTTGTACTCGAAGTCTATGACCTGTGG is drawn from Actinomycetota bacterium and contains these coding sequences:
- a CDS encoding NAD-dependent epimerase/dehydratase family protein; its protein translation is MKYLVTGGAGFIGSNLVEMLLADGHEVIVLDDLSSGYEENLFAEADFIAGDITDPDVVQEAVTGVDSIFHLAASVGNTRSIDDPIRDAEVNYTGTLRVLEAARKHNIERIVFSSSAGIFGELKTLPIAEDHAFEPDGVGKLAAEKACLAYNKLYGMKNVCLRYFNVYGVRQRYDAYGNVIPIFAERMLRGQDVVIFGDGEQTRDFVNVRDVARANYAAAQSENAAGSFNLGSGTRISINELVTIMSRLSGSDSEIIHDKPRPGDVRDSLAAIAAACSALGYKPSVNLEDGLAAYLDWLRVDPVTMARWESLS